The following are from one region of the Roseobacter fucihabitans genome:
- a CDS encoding Ppx/GppA phosphatase family protein, with the protein MAPQRPDGAGALENKSALSPAPVAPKSGELYAALDLGTNSCRMLIAQPRGSGFHVVDSFSKSVQLGAGLEKTGRLSRGSMTRTIQALRICQQKLKRNKVRRMRLVATEACRRALNAHDFIKRVQRETGLRLDIIKPQEEAQLAVISCAPLVGRSTENLLVVDIGGGSTELVWIDLKDVPPHDRAKAIMRLHSGFQQTLSDLPAARVVDWISVPLGVATLREQFNDVEDDAARFALMSWFFEENLADFAPYHDTEPHEKFQIVGTSGTVTTVAASHLGLKRYDRTKVDGLHMTSEEIDRVIRSYLALGPAGRRADPRIGQDRQALIMSGAAILQTLMRCWPTDRLSVADRGLREGLLYAQMSADGVLEDGEY; encoded by the coding sequence ATGGCGCCACAGCGTCCCGATGGTGCGGGCGCGCTCGAAAATAAATCGGCTCTGAGCCCCGCGCCCGTTGCGCCCAAATCTGGTGAGCTTTATGCGGCACTCGATCTGGGCACAAATAGCTGCCGCATGTTGATCGCCCAGCCCAGGGGCAGTGGTTTTCATGTGGTGGATAGTTTCTCGAAATCCGTGCAGCTTGGCGCGGGCCTTGAGAAAACCGGGCGCTTGTCGCGCGGATCGATGACCCGCACGATACAGGCCCTGCGCATCTGTCAGCAAAAACTGAAGCGTAATAAGGTGCGTCGCATGCGCTTGGTGGCCACCGAGGCGTGCCGTCGTGCCCTGAATGCGCATGATTTCATCAAACGCGTGCAGCGGGAGACGGGCTTGAGGCTTGATATCATCAAGCCGCAGGAAGAGGCGCAATTGGCGGTGATTTCCTGTGCGCCCCTGGTGGGGCGGTCCACCGAAAACCTCTTGGTGGTGGATATTGGGGGGGGCTCCACTGAATTGGTGTGGATCGACCTCAAGGACGTGCCACCCCATGACCGCGCCAAGGCGATCATGCGTCTGCACAGCGGGTTTCAGCAGACCCTATCCGATCTTCCCGCCGCCCGTGTCGTTGACTGGATTTCGGTGCCGCTGGGTGTGGCGACGCTGCGCGAGCAATTCAATGACGTTGAGGATGACGCGGCGCGTTTTGCCCTGATGAGCTGGTTCTTTGAGGAGAACCTTGCCGATTTCGCACCCTATCATGACACTGAACCGCATGAGAAGTTTCAGATCGTCGGGACCTCTGGTACGGTCACAACGGTTGCGGCCAGCCATTTGGGGCTCAAACGCTATGATCGCACCAAGGTGGATGGGCTGCACATGACATCGGAAGAAATCGACCGGGTGATCCGCTCTTATCTGGCCTTGGGTCCGGCCGGGCGGCGCGCCGATCCGCGCATCGGGCAGGACCGTCAGGCGTTGATCATGTCGGGGGCGGCGATTCTGCAAACCCTGATGCGATGCTGGCCGACGGACCGCTTGTCGGTTGCGGATCGCGGTTTGCGCGAGGGGCTGCTATACGCCCAAATGAGCGCAGATGGCGTCTTGGAAGATGGAGAATACTGA
- a CDS encoding cyclic nucleotide-binding domain-containing protein, translating to MGVRSIEKSLFRYIWKHSKRDQLILLLFTSTLFPFLYLTLELPKRIINDAIGAQSSRVIVWGYELTQTGYLFFLCLLFLLCVLMHGLLKMRINTMKGVLSERMLRRLRFGLIARMLGFPKSYYRRTSQGEMVAMITGETEPMGGMMGDALTQPVLQAGQMMTILLFLFLQNLWFGLAAVALIPLQAWLIPKLQRQINLMNKERIQEIRQLAAMIGETAAGASDLRIHGGWRFRLAMMSDRLGRVFNIRLQIYQKKFFMKFINNFITQLTPFFFFSVGGYLVIQGAVSLGALVAALAAYKDLSSPWKELLTFYNQAQDMSLRWQIVTEKFAPNGAIDARLMEGVPDDMPRLNQRLSLDAIKVEDADGNTVLDNITLRFDAGSLVGIQASSEEDRRVLVEVLTRETLPVSGKVIIGDHDLSALHQGVIAARIGAASAHPLLFQGSLGDNTMMSVKQKPSGVLSSTAQIAAREAEAAGNSADPLNATWLNPELAGCTQEREVRNWWFSLLETMGQGGALYRRALDQKPSLEARTELHKALVSARPKVWAAVLEAGLERHVFRFDPALYNPALPVTGNLFFATMRKTLTQRELATQSDLFDVLHKLELEEGLLALSRDVVALLSQIFGTDGTEHPLFRKLGLDPEFYERSVQLLSAGARSDTSRLNRADRIMLMTLAAQITAEQIGPAFSDTMKQRILELRHSNGLAIQDRLSALFVPLNPQEIAPGLSLLENALYGKISDEAGARGDDLRGIVADVLEAEGMKPAVIDLIYDFPLALGGGNLPGVFTEPLALSRAAIKRPDILILDQMFTGFDPAIRLEVIEKLRKLLPETTMICLADRFDSPEQFDLFVEIHQGRMISAPQGEEKPQDSASKADLLRKVRALEATPMFSGLNRKQLRLLAFGAKWFDAAAGEVIFNQHDDPKDGAYVILTGRAQLYKLQDNSADEVVAQVEPGALVGELGVIRNVPRALSMRAQTDVTALRLGAEEFLAVIEHDAATSFKLLQVIAGYKT from the coding sequence ATGGGGGTGCGAAGCATCGAAAAATCTCTCTTTAGGTACATTTGGAAGCATTCAAAGCGGGACCAACTGATCCTGCTGCTCTTCACCAGCACCCTTTTCCCCTTTCTTTATCTGACGCTGGAACTCCCAAAACGCATCATTAATGACGCGATTGGCGCACAATCCTCGCGGGTTATCGTTTGGGGGTATGAATTGACCCAAACCGGCTATCTGTTCTTTCTATGCCTGCTGTTTTTGCTTTGTGTTCTGATGCACGGCCTCCTCAAAATGCGCATTAATACCATGAAGGGCGTGCTGTCTGAACGGATGTTGCGGCGTCTGCGGTTTGGGTTGATTGCGCGTATGCTCGGCTTTCCCAAATCATATTATAGACGCACGTCTCAGGGTGAAATGGTCGCCATGATTACCGGCGAAACCGAACCGATGGGCGGGATGATGGGGGATGCGTTGACGCAGCCCGTCCTGCAAGCCGGTCAGATGATGACGATCCTGTTGTTTCTCTTTTTGCAAAACCTGTGGTTCGGTTTGGCGGCCGTTGCTCTCATTCCGCTTCAGGCCTGGCTGATCCCGAAACTGCAACGCCAGATCAACCTCATGAACAAAGAGCGGATCCAGGAAATTCGACAACTCGCTGCGATGATTGGTGAAACTGCCGCTGGCGCGTCGGACTTGCGCATCCATGGTGGTTGGCGTTTTCGGCTTGCGATGATGAGCGATCGATTGGGGCGCGTGTTCAATATCCGCCTGCAAATTTATCAAAAGAAATTCTTCATGAAGTTCATCAACAACTTCATCACGCAACTCACGCCGTTTTTCTTTTTTTCCGTCGGGGGGTACCTGGTTATCCAGGGGGCGGTTTCACTGGGGGCCTTGGTGGCGGCGCTGGCGGCTTACAAGGACCTCAGCTCACCGTGGAAAGAGTTGCTGACCTTTTACAACCAGGCACAGGACATGAGTCTGCGCTGGCAAATCGTCACGGAAAAATTCGCGCCAAACGGTGCCATAGATGCCCGGTTGATGGAGGGGGTTCCCGATGACATGCCTCGACTGAACCAGCGTTTGTCTCTTGATGCAATCAAGGTCGAGGATGCGGATGGGAACACGGTACTGGACAATATCACCCTGCGATTCGATGCAGGATCACTGGTGGGCATTCAAGCGTCCAGCGAAGAAGACAGGCGCGTTTTGGTAGAGGTTTTGACGCGCGAAACCCTTCCGGTGTCGGGGAAAGTCATTATCGGCGATCATGATTTGAGCGCGCTGCATCAGGGTGTGATTGCCGCGCGGATTGGGGCCGCCAGCGCGCATCCTTTGCTGTTTCAGGGCAGCCTTGGCGATAACACGATGATGTCTGTGAAACAGAAACCCTCAGGCGTTTTATCATCCACCGCGCAGATTGCGGCGCGTGAAGCAGAGGCCGCCGGGAACAGCGCGGACCCGCTCAACGCGACCTGGCTTAACCCCGAACTTGCTGGATGTACGCAGGAACGTGAGGTGCGCAATTGGTGGTTTTCGTTGCTCGAGACAATGGGGCAGGGCGGCGCGCTCTACCGGCGTGCGCTCGATCAAAAACCATCGCTGGAAGCCCGCACTGAACTGCATAAAGCACTCGTTTCTGCCCGTCCTAAGGTCTGGGCTGCGGTGTTGGAAGCCGGGTTGGAGCGGCATGTGTTTCGGTTTGATCCGGCGCTTTACAACCCGGCGCTGCCCGTGACCGGGAATTTGTTTTTTGCAACCATGCGAAAAACGCTGACCCAGCGTGAGCTTGCAACGCAAAGCGATTTGTTTGACGTTTTGCATAAGCTGGAACTTGAAGAGGGCCTGTTGGCGCTGTCGCGCGATGTTGTCGCGCTATTGAGCCAGATATTTGGCACGGATGGAACCGAACACCCGCTGTTTCGCAAGCTTGGTCTGGATCCTGAGTTTTATGAACGATCCGTGCAATTGCTGAGCGCGGGGGCGCGCTCTGATACATCACGCCTGAACCGCGCCGACAGGATCATGCTGATGACGCTTGCTGCGCAGATTACCGCTGAGCAGATTGGCCCCGCCTTCAGCGATACCATGAAGCAGCGCATTCTTGAGTTGCGCCATTCAAATGGTCTGGCAATTCAGGATAGGCTCAGCGCGCTATTTGTGCCGTTGAACCCGCAAGAGATTGCACCGGGGCTCTCCCTGCTTGAAAATGCGCTTTATGGTAAGATTTCTGACGAGGCGGGCGCGCGCGGCGATGACCTGCGCGGGATCGTAGCCGATGTTCTGGAGGCAGAGGGCATGAAGCCCGCCGTCATTGATCTGATCTATGATTTTCCTCTGGCGCTGGGGGGGGGCAATCTTCCGGGGGTTTTCACCGAACCGCTGGCATTAAGCCGTGCTGCGATCAAGCGCCCCGATATTCTGATCCTGGATCAGATGTTCACAGGTTTTGACCCCGCGATCCGTCTGGAGGTCATTGAAAAGCTACGCAAGCTCCTGCCGGAGACGACGATGATCTGTCTGGCGGATCGGTTTGATTCTCCGGAACAGTTCGACCTGTTTGTCGAAATCCATCAGGGCCGGATGATCTCTGCGCCCCAGGGCGAGGAAAAACCTCAAGACAGTGCCAGCAAAGCGGATCTCCTGCGCAAGGTCCGCGCTCTCGAAGCCACGCCGATGTTCTCAGGCCTCAACCGCAAACAACTGAGGTTGCTGGCCTTTGGTGCCAAATGGTTTGATGCTGCGGCAGGGGAAGTCATTTTCAACCAACACGATGATCCCAAAGATGGTGCCTATGTCATTCTGACGGGGAGGGCGCAGCTTTACAAACTGCAAGACAATTCTGCGGATGAGGTGGTGGCACAGGTCGAACCGGGCGCGCTGGTTGGGGAATTGGGTGTCATCCGCAATGTCCCGCGCGCCTTGAGTATGCGGGCGCAAACCGATGTCACGGCGCTGCGTCTTGGGGCAGAAGAGTTTCTGGCGGTCATCGAACATGACGCCGCAACGTCGTTCAAATTGTTGCAGGTCATTGCCGGATATAAGACGTAA
- a CDS encoding methyltetrahydrofolate cobalamin methyltransferase, which produces MTRTIVESKTKTAIIGFDQPFCVIGERINPTGRKKLAMELEAGDFSMVEADAIAQVAAGATVLDINSGAVFTNKMAEDKRYADNNFVEPPLMKELVTRVQAIVDVPLCIDSSVPGALESGLAAAEGRPLLNSVTGEEERLELVLPLVKKYNVPVVAISNDDTGISEDPDVRFAVAKKIVERAADFGIPAHDIVVDPLVMPIGAMATAGHQVFTLVRRLREELGVNTTCGASNISFGLPNRHGINNAFLPMAMGAGMTSAIMNPVALPVSFARIEAKKLELVAAGVVIPDDMDLELFCQLTGLGSTKPRPGKEMEAIRAANFLTNNDPHGGAWIEFNKEAPKPGHEGRGRAGRTGGRRRRA; this is translated from the coding sequence ATGACAAGAACCATCGTCGAATCGAAAACCAAGACCGCCATCATTGGTTTTGATCAACCGTTCTGTGTGATCGGGGAGCGGATCAACCCTACCGGGCGCAAGAAATTGGCGATGGAACTTGAAGCCGGTGATTTTTCCATGGTCGAAGCGGATGCGATTGCGCAGGTCGCAGCCGGTGCCACGGTGCTCGACATTAATTCCGGTGCCGTATTCACCAATAAGATGGCCGAAGACAAACGTTACGCCGATAATAATTTCGTTGAACCGCCTTTGATGAAGGAGTTGGTAACGCGGGTGCAGGCCATCGTTGATGTGCCGCTGTGCATCGACAGCTCCGTGCCGGGCGCTCTGGAATCGGGTCTCGCCGCCGCAGAGGGGCGCCCGCTGCTGAATTCGGTCACGGGCGAAGAGGAACGTCTTGAATTGGTCTTGCCGCTGGTCAAAAAATACAATGTGCCGGTTGTCGCGATTTCCAATGATGACACGGGCATTTCTGAGGACCCGGATGTGCGATTCGCCGTCGCCAAGAAGATCGTTGAGCGCGCGGCGGATTTCGGCATCCCGGCGCATGATATTGTCGTTGATCCTCTGGTGATGCCGATTGGTGCCATGGCGACGGCTGGTCATCAGGTGTTTACGCTGGTGCGGCGCCTGCGCGAGGAACTCGGAGTGAACACCACCTGTGGCGCGTCCAACATCTCTTTCGGCTTGCCGAATCGTCACGGGATCAACAATGCGTTTCTGCCCATGGCCATGGGGGCCGGTATGACATCGGCGATCATGAACCCGGTTGCTTTGCCTGTGTCGTTTGCGCGCATTGAAGCGAAGAAACTCGAGCTGGTGGCGGCTGGTGTGGTGATCCCCGATGACATGGACCTGGAGCTGTTTTGTCAATTGACGGGTCTTGGTTCGACAAAGCCCCGCCCCGGCAAAGAGATGGAAGCTATCCGAGCCGCAAACTTCTTGACGAACAATGATCCGCATGGCGGCGCCTGGATTGAATTCAACAAAGAAGCCCCAAAACCTGGCCATGAAGGTCGAGGCCGTGCGGGGCGTACGGGTGGGCGCAGAAGACGCGCATAA
- a CDS encoding STAS domain-containing protein, producing MSEPITLASRLDLPAASALMTTFRDHQEGDLVMDLSEVGHLGSLCLQVMIVAATDAVAAGRNVSVLNASDRVLDQLRVMGMTPETISRGRV from the coding sequence ATGAGTGAACCGATCACCCTGGCATCCCGGCTCGATTTGCCCGCTGCCTCCGCCCTGATGACGACTTTCAGGGACCATCAGGAGGGTGACCTTGTCATGGATTTATCGGAGGTGGGGCACTTGGGCTCATTGTGCCTTCAAGTCATGATCGTAGCCGCGACTGATGCTGTTGCGGCAGGACGTAATGTCTCTGTGCTGAACGCCTCGGACCGCGTGCTCGATCAACTTCGTGTCATGGGAATGACACCTGAAACCATATCAAGGGGGCGTGTATGA
- a CDS encoding methylenetetrahydrofolate reductase, whose translation MALLSFKKKDAAPAAPSNPDVAAFLRDYSIEVMPRTAQKVENFQDLLPKGTRVYVAHIEGTPIEEMVATAKRLNAQGYPVMPHFPARIIKDKATLGDWIARYQGEADVKQALLLAGGVSTPHGDFHSSMQLMETGLFDQAGFERLHVAGHPEGNRDIDADGSISNVTAALRWKNDFQTRTDAKMAIATQFAFDAKPIIKWADDLAAQGITLPVHIGIAGPAKLQTLIKFAIACGVGPSLKVLQKRAMDVTKLLLPYEPTEVVAQLAAHKAAHPDFNISHVHFFPLGGIKSNATWAMQNGGADAAPANT comes from the coding sequence ATGGCCTTGTTGAGCTTCAAAAAGAAAGACGCAGCCCCCGCCGCACCCTCCAACCCGGACGTGGCGGCGTTTCTGCGCGACTATTCCATCGAGGTGATGCCGCGCACCGCCCAGAAGGTCGAAAACTTCCAGGACCTTCTGCCCAAAGGCACACGCGTCTATGTCGCCCATATCGAGGGCACGCCCATTGAGGAGATGGTGGCCACGGCCAAACGCCTGAACGCGCAGGGCTATCCGGTCATGCCGCATTTCCCGGCGCGCATTATCAAGGACAAAGCAACGCTTGGCGACTGGATTGCGCGCTATCAGGGCGAAGCGGACGTGAAACAGGCGCTTTTGCTTGCCGGCGGTGTGAGCACGCCCCACGGTGATTTCCACAGCTCCATGCAATTGATGGAAACCGGGCTGTTTGATCAGGCGGGTTTTGAGCGGCTGCATGTCGCGGGACACCCCGAGGGCAACCGCGACATCGATGCTGATGGCTCCATAAGCAACGTCACCGCCGCCCTGCGCTGGAAGAACGACTTCCAAACCCGGACAGACGCAAAAATGGCCATCGCGACGCAATTTGCATTCGATGCCAAACCGATCATCAAATGGGCCGACGATCTGGCGGCTCAGGGCATCACCCTGCCCGTCCACATCGGCATTGCAGGTCCTGCCAAGCTGCAAACGCTGATCAAATTCGCGATCGCCTGCGGTGTGGGCCCTTCGCTCAAGGTTTTGCAGAAACGGGCGATGGATGTGACTAAATTGCTCTTGCCCTATGAGCCCACGGAGGTGGTCGCACAACTGGCCGCCCACAAGGCCGCGCATCCCGACTTCAACATCAGCCATGTGCATTTTTTCCCGCTCGGCGGAATCAAGAGCAACGCCACATGGGCCATGCAAAACGGTGGCGCGGATGCCGCCCCCGCAAATACCTGA
- a CDS encoding response regulator: MTLEILAVDDSRTMRDMIRLALLPAGFNVHTADDGVHGIEVLDGIEPDAIITDINMPRMDGFGFIDAVRGQDKHRATPILVLTTEAAPELKARARNAGATGWIVKPFDPSKLIKALQMVAG, encoded by the coding sequence ATGACACTCGAAATTTTAGCGGTGGATGACAGCCGAACGATGCGTGACATGATCAGATTGGCGTTATTGCCTGCAGGGTTCAATGTCCACACGGCTGACGATGGCGTGCACGGTATTGAGGTGCTCGACGGTATCGAACCTGATGCAATTATCACGGATATCAATATGCCGCGAATGGACGGTTTTGGGTTTATTGACGCCGTACGGGGTCAAGACAAACATCGGGCGACACCAATTTTGGTCCTCACGACAGAAGCAGCTCCAGAGCTCAAGGCGCGTGCGAGAAACGCCGGTGCGACAGGTTGGATAGTCAAACCCTTTGATCCGA
- a CDS encoding virulence factor: MPEVTIVYWRDIPAQVIVGKGRRGSKRPLPERFEQAIDRAAMKVGAEDTDAYLAEWRKAKPFTVEGDPEAVADAQAARLDAEYDRERIKALINNDGWA; encoded by the coding sequence ATGCCCGAGGTCACGATTGTTTACTGGCGCGATATTCCGGCCCAAGTGATTGTGGGCAAGGGCCGTCGTGGCTCCAAACGCCCCCTGCCAGAGCGGTTTGAGCAGGCCATTGACCGCGCCGCCATGAAGGTTGGCGCGGAAGATACCGACGCCTATCTGGCAGAGTGGCGCAAGGCGAAACCGTTTACGGTGGAAGGCGATCCGGAGGCGGTGGCGGATGCGCAAGCCGCGCGGCTGGACGCAGAGTATGACCGCGAGCGCATCAAGGCGCTGATCAACAACGACGGTTGGGCCTGA
- a CDS encoding RlmE family RNA methyltransferase, whose translation MGKTPTGKNTSGRGQRELKIKVKSARGRKLSSTRWLQRQLNDPYVKRAKAEGYRGRAAFKIMELDDKYRFLVPGARIVDLGAAPGGWCQVAVKRVNALNERSGKSVGSILGIDLQEMEPIAGCELHVLDFMEDDADQKVKDLLGGKADVVMSDMAASSSGHKQTDHLRIIALCEAAAYFAFDVLEEGGTFVAKVLAGGAEGELQKLLKQRFTKVANIKPPASRSDSSEKFVVATGFRASE comes from the coding sequence ATGGGCAAGACCCCGACAGGCAAAAATACATCCGGACGCGGACAGCGCGAGTTAAAGATCAAGGTCAAATCCGCGCGCGGCCGCAAGCTGAGCTCCACACGCTGGCTGCAACGGCAATTGAACGATCCCTATGTCAAACGCGCAAAAGCCGAAGGGTATCGTGGACGCGCGGCGTTCAAGATCATGGAATTGGACGATAAATACCGGTTTCTGGTGCCGGGTGCGCGGATCGTGGATCTGGGTGCCGCGCCGGGTGGGTGGTGTCAGGTTGCCGTGAAACGCGTCAATGCGCTTAATGAGCGCTCGGGCAAATCCGTCGGCTCGATCCTCGGCATTGATCTGCAGGAAATGGAACCCATCGCGGGCTGCGAGCTGCACGTGCTGGATTTCATGGAGGATGATGCGGATCAAAAGGTAAAGGATCTGCTTGGCGGCAAGGCTGATGTGGTGATGTCGGATATGGCCGCGAGCAGCTCGGGACATAAACAAACCGACCACCTGCGCATTATCGCGCTTTGCGAGGCAGCCGCCTATTTTGCATTTGACGTTTTGGAAGAGGGCGGCACGTTTGTTGCCAAGGTCCTTGCCGGGGGGGCCGAAGGGGAATTGCAAAAGCTTTTGAAACAACGGTTTACGAAAGTCGCGAATATAAAGCCGCCGGCGTCCCGCTCCGATAGTTCGGAGAAATTTGTTGTGGCGACTGGTTTTCGGGCCTCAGAATAG